CGAGGGCTCGGCGTTGGCGCAGGTGAGGGCGGAGGAGCTCCTCGTCGATCAGGAGCGCTACGAGCTGCGCACCTCGATCCCGCAGCTCGCCCCGGGTCACCGCCTCGAGCTGGCGAGCCACCCCCTCGGGGAGATGGACCAGGAGTACGTGGTGACGCGCGTCCGCCGCTCCACGGGGCAGAACGAAGAGGGGCGCGAGGACGGCGCCGAGTGGCAGGAGGTCGAGGCCATCCCGCACCGCGTGGCCTTCCGGCCCGCGCGGGTGACCGAGAGGCCGCGCATCCTCGGGCTCATGCACGGCCACGTCGACGGCGAGGTCCCCGGGACCGCGGCGCCCATCGACGAGCTGGGCCGCTACAAGATCCTGCTCCCCTTCGATCTCGTCGGGCAGCCAGGGGGCAAGGCGTCTCGCTGGGTGCGTTTGGCGCAGCCGGCGAGCGGCGCGGGCTTCGGCATCCACTTCCCGCTGCACATCGGCGTCGAGGTCGTCGTCTCCCACCTGGACGGAGATCCGGACCGGCCGGTCATCGTCGCCTCTCCGCCCAACACCAAGACCATCACCCCGGTGACGAGCAACAACGCCACGCAGAGCAAGATCCGCACGCAGACCGGTATCAGGATCACGTTCGACGACGACGTGGTCTGATCCATGGAGCTGTTGAAGGACACGCCGCTCGAGGTCGGCTGGCTGACGTGGTCTCCCAACCCGGGGCGCACGGCGCTCACGGTGGCCGTCAAGGCGACCTTCGATCTCGCGGAGTCGGGCGAGGCGACGCTCGCCGAGGCGCAGCGCTTCGTGACGGGGGACGAGCACCACGAGGACGACGTCGAGCGCAGCCTGCGCTGGGCGTCGGATCTGGCGCCGCTGAAGCCGCGAGGCGAGTGCTGGGTCGTCGGAGGCTTCCACGCCCCGCACGGGCTCCCGGTCACGACCTCGATGGTCGCCTTCCAGATCGGGCCGGTGGGCAAGCGGCTGGCCGTGGCCGGCGATCGCGTGTGGCGCGCGACCGGCCCGTCCGAGCCGTCCGAGATCACCACCATGCCGCTCAGCTGGGAGCGCGCGTTCGGCGGGCCCGGGCTCGCGGCCAACCCGGTCGGGCGAGGGCTCGCGGGCGCGCTGGTGCCCAACGTCGAGGATCCCGAGGCGCTCGTGCAGAGCTCCGGGCAGCGCCCGGTCCCGGCGGGCTGCGGCCCCCTGCCGCGCACGTGGAAGGCGCGGGCGCGCTGGGCCGGCACCTACGACGCGCGCTGGTTGGCCGAGCGCTACCCCGGCTTCGCGGAGGATCTCGACTATCGGTACTTCCTCGCCGCCCCGGAAGATCAGCAGATCGAGGGCTTCTGGCGCGGGGACGAGACGATCCGCCTGCGCCACCTGCACCCCGCGCACCCCAACGTCGACGCCAAGCTCCCGGGCTTGCGGGCGCAGGCCTTCCTGGTCCGAGGCGGCGCGCTGACCGACGTCGGGCTTCGCCTGGACACGATCGCGATCGACGCCGACGCCGGACAAGCGGTGGCGATTTGGCGCGGGCTGACGGATCTGCCGAGCGCGGGGCTGGACGCGGTCGACCACCTCTTCGTGGTGCACCAGGAGGCGGGCGACCGTCACGGGCTGGCCGAGTACGGGGCCTGGTATCAGGAGGCGCTCGCGGCCGAGAGCGCGCCCGACCCGGAGGAGGTGGACGAGGAGCCGCCGTCCGCGGTGACGGCGCCCGCTGCCGCCCCCGAGGCCGAGCAGCCCTTCGTCGACGCCGACGCCCCCGGCGCGAAGTGGGCGCACCTCGACCAGGCGATGACGGTGCGCGGAGACGACACGGCGCTCTCGGCCGCGGTGGCGGCGGAGCTCGAGAAGCGGCGGGCCGAGGAGAAGGCCAAGGCCTTCCGGCCGGTGTTCGAGGACGCGCTCCAGCTCGAGCCCACGGACGAGCCGGCCGAGACGCTGTCTCCCGAGGAGGCGCTCGCGCTCGAGATGGAGCAGGCGCTCGGCGATGTCCTGACGGAGGAGGTGAACGAGGCTCTCGCGCGCCTCCGCGAGGCCGTCCGTGAGGGCGCGAGCTGCGCGGGGTGGGACCTGGCCGGCGCGAACCTGGCGGGCGCGAGCCTGGAGGGGCTCGACCTCACCGAGGCGATCTTCGCGGGCGCGAACTTCAGCGGCGCGTTCTTCCGCGGCTGCACCTTCGACGGCGCCAGCCTCACCGAGTGCGAGCTGTCGGACGCCGTCTTCGAGGGGTGCACCTTCATCGGCGCCGACTTCTCGCCCTGTCGCGCACAGCGCGTCCGCTTCGAGCGCTGCAAGCTGGACGGCGCGAGCGCGGTCGAGAGCTTCTTCCGCTCGGCGCGGTTCGCGGAGTCTTCCCTGGTCGGCACCGATCTGGCGGGCTCGGATCTCGGCGAGTCGACCTTCGAGAAGTGCAACCTCGACGAGGTGGACGTCACGGCGGGCACCCTCGAGCAGGCGAAGCTCATCGGCTGCACCTTGATCGACGCGTGGCTCGAGGGCGTGCGCGCCGACCGCGCGGTCTTCGACCGGTGCGACTGCACGCTCCTGCGCGCGTCGGAGGAGGCGTCGTTCGAGGGCGCGTCCTTCAAGCAGTCGCGCCTCGACGGAGCGCGCTTCTCGACGTCCAAGCTGCGCGCGGCCGACTTCTCGCTGGCGAGCCTCGCGCGGGCCGACTTCAGCGGGGCGATGCTCGCGCAGGCGCGGATCATGGGCGCGAGCCTCCGGAACGCGAGCTTCGACGGCGCGGTGCTGGTGCAGGCCTCCTTGATGAAGAGCGATCTCTTCCAGGCGCGCCTCGAGGGGGCCAACCTGAAGTACGCCGACCTGCGCGGCTGCAACCTCTACCAGGCCGAGCTCCACCTCGCGGAGCTGGAGGGAGCGCGCCTCGACCTGGCCGACATCACGGGGACACGGATCGCGTGAAGACGATCGACACCCTGGAGGCGCTGCGCGCGGCGCTCGGAGACGCGCGGCGACGGGGCGGCGAGCTCTCCCTCGTTCGGGTCGTGGGCCTGGAGCTCGTCGAGGCGGACCTCTCCGGGCTCCGGCTGCGGCACGTCGCCTTCACGCGCTGCCAGCTCCCGGGCGCCGACCTCTCGCGCAGCCTCCTCGAGGAGGTGGTCTTCGAGCGCTGCGTGCTGCCGGGCGCGCGCTTCGACGGCGCGCGGGCGGGCGACGTGCTCCGCTTCGACGAGGACTGCAACCTGCAGGCGGCGAGCTTCCGCGACGCGCGCTTCGATGGCGCGATCTTCCGCGGCGCCAAGCTGAAGGGCGTCGTCTTCGAGGGCGCCTCCGTGCGGGCGAGCGACCTGAGCGGCGCCGATCTGTCGGGCGCGACCATGGGCGGCGTGGACCTCACCGGGGCCTCGCTCGAGCGCGTGCGCGCGCCCTCGGCCGAGCTCTCCGACGCCATCCTGGAGGACGCGGACCTGCGGGGCGGGGTCTTCGACGGGTCGACCCTGGCGCGTGCGCGCCTCCGCGGCGCGCGGCTCGACGGCGCGAGCCTGCTCGGCGTCAGCCTCGCGGACGCGGACCTCGAGGGCGTCCGGCTCGATGGCCTGGTGGGCTTCCCGGCCGATCTGTCCCGGACCCGGCTCGTCGGCGTGAGCCTCGCCGGCCTCGCGCTCGAGGCGATCGACCTCACGGGCGCAGACCTTCGCCGCGCGGATCTCTCCGGCGCGCGCTTGTCGAAGGCGCAGCTCGCCGGGGCCACGCTGAGCGCCGCGTCCTTCGAGGGCGCGGACCTGCGCGGGGCGGACCTGACGGGCGCCGACCTGACCGAGGCCCGGCTCGCCCGCGCGAAGCTCGGCGGGGCGACGCTGGTCGACCTGGTCGCGCCGGACTCGAGCTGGGAAGAGGCGGAGCTGCGTGCGGTGGACGCGCGTGGGGCCGACCTCTCCCGCGCGAAGCTCTTCCGGGCGGATCTCACCGAGGCCCGGCTCGACGACGCCGTCCTCACGGAGGCGAGCCTCTCCGGTTGCGTGCTCCAGCGCGCGAGCCTGAAGCGCGCCCTGCTGTTCGCGGCCGACGTGACGGAGGTCGACGCGCGCGGGGCCGACCTCGCGGCGGTGGACGCCACCGCGGCGCGGCTCGAGCGCGCGCAGCTCCCCGAAGCCAACCTGGCCGGGGCCGTGCTGCGCAGCGCGATCCTGGACGGCGCCGACCTGGCCCGCGCCGACTTGTCTGGCGCCGATCTCGGACACGCGAGCTTCGGAGGGACCGCGCTCGATCGCGCCGACCTGTCAGGCGCGGATCTGGATGGCTGCGCGCTGTCGGCCGCCTCGCTCGCGGGGGCGGTGTTCGAGCGCGCGAGCATGGTCGGCTGCGATCTCAGCGGCGCGCGGCTGCGCGGCGTGAACCTGCGCGAGGTGGATCTCAGCGGCGCCGTCCTCACGGGCGCGGTGCTGAGCGAGTGTGACGGCGAGATGATGAAGCTCGTCGGGGCGCAGCTCGGCGAGGCGAGCTTCATGAAGTCACGCCTCCGCACGGCCGACTTCAGCGGGGCGGCCATGCGCCGCGCCGACCTCCGGGGCGCCGACCTCTTCGGCGCGCATTTCCTCGGCGCGACCGCGCCCGAGGCGCGCTTCGGTCTCGCCCGCGCGGACCGCGCGCTGTTCAGCGAGGCGGACCTGCGCGGCGCCTCCTTCGCCGAGACGAGCCTGCGCTTCGCGCTCCTCGATCACGCGAACGTCGAGCACGCCGACTTCACCGGCTGCAACCTGACCCAGGCCATCCTCCACATGGCGCGCGCCGACGGCGCGGTGTGGACGGACGCCGACACCACCCTCGCGGAGTACACCGACGCCGCGAGAGCCAAGGCCGAAGCCTTCCGACCGAGGTGAGACGATGCACCCGAACGAGCTCCCCCATCTCCCCGGCTTCACGGGCCTCACGACCGCCAAGGTCGAGACGGTCGACGGCGCCGCCATCTCGGTGAGCGGTCCCGCCTTCGGCCGCTCGAGCGCGCGCCTCGCGGTGTCCGGCTACGACCCGGCGCCCGGCGACGGCGTGCTCGTCACGCGGGCGGACGACGGAGTGCTCTACGTGCTCGGGGTGGTCCGCGCCCTGCGCGCGGCCCCCGTGCTGCGGGCCTCGGACGGGACGGTCGCCGCGCTCGAGCGCGACGGCGCCGAAGAGGTCTTGCGTGTCCGCGACGCCGACGGCCACGTGCTCGTCGAGCACCGCCCGTCCGAGGGCCGCTGCGTGGTGCGCGCGTCGGGAGACCTCGCGTTCCACGCGGGTGGAGACCTCGACCTCGACGCAGATGGCGCAGTGAACATCCGCGCGGGGACCGATCTGCGGCTCGAGGGCCGCGGGGACGTGCGGCTGAGCGCCCACGACCACGACGGGGACGAGGCGAGCGCGCTCGACATGCGGGGCGGGCGCACCGCGCTGCGCACCCGGCGGCTCGCCGCGAAGCTGGAGCGCGCGGACGTGCAGCTCGACGAGTCCAACCTCGTCGTGGGGACGCTCCGGACCGTGGCGCGGCACGTCACGCAGAAGGTCGAGCGGATCGAGACCACCGCCGAGCGGCTCGTCGAGCGGACCCGGGAGTCGTGGCGCGAGACGGAGGGGCTGAGCCAGACGCGCGCCGGGCGCCTCCGGCTCGTTGCGCGCGGAGCCCTCGCGGCCATCGGCGAGACGGCGCTCCTGAAGGCCGAAGAGGGCGTGAAGATCAAGGGCGAGAAGATCTACCTGGCTTGAGGAAGACGCATGGACGACGACAACATCTTCGACCGAGAGCAGCGCTTCGAGATCTTCGTTCCGTCGCCGAAGGCGCGGATCAACATGGGCAAGCCCAACCTCACGTCGGATGACGAGGGGCCGTTCGGGTACACGGGGCTGTCGCTGCAGTCGGACGTGCACCTCTTCATCGACGCGAACAAGCACACGCTCTTCCAGACCGGCCAGAACTACTGCGGGCAGGTCGGCGGCAAGTGGCTGCAGTACTCCAACGCCGACATGATCATGTCCTCGACGGCGAGCGTGAACCTGTCGGCCGACAAGAAGATCGTCATCGCGTCCGGCGCCGGACAGGGGCAGATCACGGCCAAGGACCACGGCACCTTCCCGCGCATGGTCAGCTACAACGCGCTGGAGCTGCACTACCGGGTCGACCGGATCCAGACCGGCCTGTACGAGTTCTTCCACGGGCGGCGCAAGCACGACGAGCGCTCGGCGCTGGCGAAGTTCGGCGGGGTCGACGACCCGTACTTCGACCGTGACGGCAAGGCCAAGACCGAGACCGCGATCGACGCGAAGACCAAGGGCGGCTTCCTCGAGATGAGCAGCGCGTCGCTGCGCGAGCTGGTCCCGCCCACGGCGGGCAAGGAGCGAGCCACCCAGGACTTCGGCAAGGATATCCACGCCGACGGCGACCCGGTGGAGTGGCTCGACGCGCCGTTCCTCAAGAAGGTGGCGGGCAAGCCCGATCTCGACGCGCTGAAGTACGGCTTCTCCGGCTACTTCCAGCGCTTCGACCCCTACGGCTTGATCAACGCCGACGCGCTCCCGAGCCTGATCCCGAAGGGCATCGCCAACTTCCGGAACCTCATGGCCCGCATGCGGCGCTTCGCGGACGTGACGCTGAAGTACGCGATGCTGCTCACCGACAACTTCCTGGTCAAGCGCGTGACCGCGCTGATGGGCGCCATGGACAACCTCCTGAAGGCGACCTGGCACGCCTATCACTTCACGGAGATCTTCGGCTTCTGGGGCAACCCCGCCAACCGCATGGACACCGCCCTCGTCGACGAGCGCGCGTCGGGCTGGGACGCGCGCCTCGGCAACAAGCCGATGGCGGACAAAACCCCCGGCGCGACCACGATCACCGGCGCCGCGCAGGCCGAGATCACGACCGGGAACGGCCCCTGGGACGTCAGCACCCAACCGGCCGACTTCTGGGAGATCACCGTGGCGACGGAGAGCCCGGCGCGGAGCCAGTCGTTCACGCTCCAGAGCCTCCACGAGCTGGCCACCGCTCCGGGACCCGCCGTGCTGGCGCTCACGGTCGCGGAGAGCGCCAAGCTGCTGCCCAAGCTCCGCGCCACGCTGACCGGCGCGGCGCTCCCGACCGGGGTCACCACCGCCGTCATCGAGGCGTGGATCGGCGAGGTGCTGGGCGTGGCCGTGTCCTCGGGCGACGCGGACCTCCCCGACGGCCTCGTCGCCACGCCCCCCGTCGCGGTGACGCGCGCCTATGTCGACGACCCCGTGGCCTTCGTCGCCGCGACCAAGCAAGTCGCGGGGCACGAGCTGACGCTCTCGGACTACGTGACGATCGCGCGCGTGGAGCAGTCCCATGACGTCGTGTTCAGCGTGGCCGGGGCGAGCGTGCCGGTGACGCTGGCCAGCGCGACCGTGGCCCCCAACGCGTCGGCCGAGAGCCTCGCCAGCCTGGTGCGGTCTGTCATCGAGAGCGCGGTGGGCACGGGAGGCGTGGTCACGCCGCTGGCCTCGGCGGCCTTCGAGCTCCGTACTCACGGCGTGGGTTCGAGCCAGACCATCTCGATCACCAGCGGGGACGCCGCCGTGCTCACCGCGCTGGGGCTGACGGCCACCTCTGCCGCCGCGGGCGAGGACGGCGCGTCGGGCGCCACCTACACGGCGACGGGGCTGACCGCGGCGGAGCTCGCCGGGCTGCTGGGCAGCGTGGAGGGGCTCGAAGCGTCGACCGCCTCGGCGGCCGTGAAGCTGAAGTCCGCGCACACCGCGACGGTGGCCGAGCGGGCGCACGTCGAGGCCAGCGGCACGCTCGCGGACCTCCTGTTCGGCGCCAATCCCAAGAGCGACACCCGCACCGCGACCGAGACCACCGGCGCCTCGAGCGCCGCGAGCGGCGAGGACAACTACAAGCAGCTGATCTCCTGGAACCACGAGCTCCAGAAGCTGCCCGAGGACACCCGCAACCTCACGCGGCCCATCACCAACGCGGTGCAGGACGTCGTCGCGACGATGGGCGCGCTCGAGGCGGCGCTCGAGAGCGTGGTCGACGTGCTCCCCGCGTCGGCGACCAAGGGCCTACCGCAGCCGAAGGAGACGATCGGGCTCATCGCGCAGGACGGGATCTCGCTGGGCACCCAGGACCGGATCGTCGGCGCGGGCGGCAAGGGCGTCGTCTTCATCGCCGACGGCGGAACGGGCACCGAGGACCACGCCAAGTTCACCGCGGTGATCGAGAACCCCGTCAACGTCGCGCTCGCGTTCGATCCGATCGACCGCAAGTGGAGCGAGATGTCCAAGGCGCCCGACGACCCCGACGAGAACAAGCCCCCGTCGCTGGGCTTCCGGGTCTACAGCGACAGCGTGGCCGATCTCTACGGGACGTACTCGGCGCAGCTCCTCGCGCTCGGGCGCGGCAAGCTCTCCACGAAGACCGTCGACGCACAAGATTACGCGGGCGTGGGCACCGCGCGCGTGATGGGCTCCCACGCGGTCGAGATCGCGGGCTACCGTCGCGTCGTGATCGACGCCCGGAACGCCGGCACCAAGGACACCAACGGCGGTCGCGTCGACGTGCTCGGACAGACGATCTTCGTGGGCGGCTTCAACAAGGCCAACGTCCTGACCGACTTCGTCTCGGACGCCAACAAGGGGGCCGGCCTCCAGCCGCTGGACATGCACAGCCTCGCCGGCGCCGAGTTCCTCTCGAAGGACGCGCGCCTGAGCCTCTCGAAGAGCGTCAAGAACCTCGGCTGGACGAAGGAGCTGCGTGAGAACCACGCGCCGACCAACTTCGTGCGCATCCACGCGGCCAAGGAGACCACCACCGTGGTGGGCGGCTTCATGCTGCACGTGGCCCACGACACCGGCTTCTCCCTCGGCACGCGGAAGGCGGACGTGGAGCCGGGGAACAACGTGCTCGACGAGACCAAGTCCCACCTGACGGTGGGCGCGGACTTCCTCGAGCTCCGCTCCAAGCAGGACAAGAGCTTCCTCCGCCTCGAGGAGAAGTCGGCCAAGCTGCAGTTCGCGGACGACGCCGGCCCCAAGGTCGTGCTCGCCAAGAGCGCGGCCCGGGTCGACTTCGACAAGACCAACACGTACCTCAAGCTCGACCGCTCGCGAGCGCTGCTCAAGCACAAGAGCACCGTGGTGTCGCTCAAGGCCGACGGGTGCAAGATCGAGGGCAGCGCCCTCACGTTCAAGGGTCAACAGGTCAAGATCGGATGACAGAGGAGACGCAGGCCCAGCCGCTCAATCCCTACGACGAGGTCCCCTACGGAGGGCAGACCGTGCCGCTCGCGCATCCGGAGCGGCTCGCGCTGGCGGCGATGAAGCGCGGGCTCTCGCCGGCCCCGCCCGACCGATGCCGGATCCTCGAGCTCGGCTGCGCCGAGGGCGGCAACGTGATCCCCCTCGCGTTCCATCTCGACCGCTGCGAGCTGGTGGGAGTCGACGGCTCCGCGGTCCAGATCGACAAGGCGACCGAAGCGCGAGATCGACTCGGGCTCGACAACCTCGAGCTCGTGCACGCGGACTTCATGGAGCTGCCCGACGACCTGGGCACCTTCGACTACATCCTCTGCCACGGGGTGTTCTCGTGGGTCGCGGAGGACGTGCGCGCCAAGATCCTCGACCTCTGCGCCAGCCACCTGAGCGAGCACGGCGTCGCTTACATCAGCTACAACTGCGCGCCCGGTTGGGCCATCCGCGCGCAGATGCGCCGGGCGCTGATGGAGCGCGTGAAGGGCGTCTCGGACCCGGAGCAGCGCATCCGCCGCGTCCGCGAGGTGCTCTCCTGGATGGCCGACTCGCCCATCAAGGACACCCCCTGGGGGCGCCTCCTGGCGGAGGAGGCCAAGGGCGTCTGGAGCCATCGCGACGCCTATCTCGTGCACGAATATCTGTCGCCCGAGAACCGCCCCTTCTACTTTCGAGAGGTGACGGAAGCCGCGCGCGCTCACGGCCTGAGGTTCCTCGCCGAGCTGACTCGCGCCACCACCGACCCCCGCCTCGAGGACGCGTTCCGCGCGAGCTTCGGCGCGCACGTCGAGGACCCGGAGGAGGCCGAGGAGCTGGCCGAGCTGTTCCTCTTCCGCGCCTTCCGCTGCTCGCTCTTCGTGCGCGGGGACGCGCCGCTCGGCGGACCCGAAGACGGACCACACCCCGAGCTGATGGATCGTGTCCGCATGACGGGCTCGCTCGCCCCCGAGTCCAAGCGCGTCTCGCTCGAGCCGAAGGTGCACGAGTTCTTCCGCGCCAACGGCGTTCGGATCTCGGCGGACGACGCGGTCCTCAAGGCCGCGCTGGTCGAGATCGGGCGCGCCTGGCCCGCCTCGCTGAGCCTGAGCGAGATCGAGGAGCGCGTGGTGGCCTTGCTCGAGCTGCGCCGGGTCCTCGCGCCCGGCGAGCCCCCGAGCGCGGCGCAGCTCTCCGCGATGCGCGACGACCTGATGGGCCTGACCCGCTACGACGTGCTCGAGCAGCGCCTGCTCGATCCGCCGATCGTCGACCGCGCGGGCGAGACGCCGCGGGTGAGCGCCCTGACCCGCCTCCAGGCCGAAGCCGCGCCGTGGGTGACCACGCCGCACCACCGCGTCGTCCCGCTGGACGCGTTCACGCGGCTCCTGGTGCGCTACCTCGACGGCGCGCGTGGCCGGGCAGAGCTGGCGCAGCGCATGAAGCCGTACGCCGAGTCCGGTGAGGTCAGCCTCACGCTCGAGGACGGCTCCGCGCTCGGACCCGAGGATCTCGACGAGGTGATCCCCAAGCTCGTCGACGCCTCGCTGGACGCCCTCGCGTCGCGCGGCGTGCTCGTCTGAGGTCTAGCAGTCCGTTGAAGAACCTCGCTCCTCGTCTCTCGGGCGGGACGACCCGTCTTTCGGCCCGTGTCTCCTCGAAAATGCTGAAGCATTTCCTCGTCGCCCCGAACCGAGAACCGGGCCGTCGCGCTCCGAGATCCTTCGGGCTCGGTACTTCAACGGCCTGCTAGCAAACACGTCACTCCGCGCTCGAAGGGGTCGCGTCGAGGCTGAACGGCGGCAGACCCAGGGCGGCAGCGACGCGCCCGCCGTGTCGCGTGTTCGAGGACGGCGAACGCGTCGTAGCCGAGCACGCCCGATGGCGGACGCCTGCGACGACCCGCGCCCGGCTCCGCTCGCTTGCCGTTCAGCGTCGGGAGCTCAGGTGGGGAGCATGGACATCGTTCGACTGATAGCCGCCATTCTCCTGCCGCCGCTCGGCGTGTTCATGCAGGTTGGGCTCGGCACTCACTTCTGGATCAACGTGGTGCTCACCCTTCTCGGCTACGTGCCAGGGATCATCCACGCGGTGTGGATCATCCTGCGCAAGTAGCCCCCACGGGGCCCGCATGAGGCCGTCGCAGACGCTGCGGAACGAGACGGCGCCGAGGTCACGGGATCGGTACGCGGACCGGCTCGTGCAGGCTCGTCCCCGAGCCGTAGTACGCCTGCCCCCAACAGTAGACCTCCTCCGTGGCGGCGGTGGCCACGGCGCAGGTGCGCTCGACGTGGGCGCCGGGGAGGAGCGCCGAGGCGAAGGAGGGGCTTTCAGCCCCTTCGATGAGGAGCGACGTGCCCGTAACCGCTGAACGAGCGAGGGCCGTCGTGAATGTGACCAAGTAGTCCTAGCGCGGATCTGGGACCTGGATGCCGACCTCGGCTGCGCCCGCGAGGAGCGCGGCGATGAACGCGCGCGCGTCGCCGTGGCGCGCGTCGGGGGCCTTGGCCAGCGCGACGTCCACCGCGGCCGCGATCCCGGGCGGGACGTCCGGCGCGACCGAGCGGAGGCTGGGCGCGGGACGCGTGACCACGTTGGCGAGCGTCATCGTCGGGTTCGGGCCGTCGAAGGGGAGCTGGCCAGCGAGCATCTG
This genomic stretch from Sandaracinaceae bacterium harbors:
- a CDS encoding DUF3540 domain-containing protein, translated to MHPNELPHLPGFTGLTTAKVETVDGAAISVSGPAFGRSSARLAVSGYDPAPGDGVLVTRADDGVLYVLGVVRALRAAPVLRASDGTVAALERDGAEEVLRVRDADGHVLVEHRPSEGRCVVRASGDLAFHAGGDLDLDADGAVNIRAGTDLRLEGRGDVRLSAHDHDGDEASALDMRGGRTALRTRRLAAKLERADVQLDESNLVVGTLRTVARHVTQKVERIETTAERLVERTRESWRETEGLSQTRAGRLRLVARGALAAIGETALLKAEEGVKIKGEKIYLA
- a CDS encoding methyltransferase domain-containing protein, whose amino-acid sequence is MTEETQAQPLNPYDEVPYGGQTVPLAHPERLALAAMKRGLSPAPPDRCRILELGCAEGGNVIPLAFHLDRCELVGVDGSAVQIDKATEARDRLGLDNLELVHADFMELPDDLGTFDYILCHGVFSWVAEDVRAKILDLCASHLSEHGVAYISYNCAPGWAIRAQMRRALMERVKGVSDPEQRIRRVREVLSWMADSPIKDTPWGRLLAEEAKGVWSHRDAYLVHEYLSPENRPFYFREVTEAARAHGLRFLAELTRATTDPRLEDAFRASFGAHVEDPEEAEELAELFLFRAFRCSLFVRGDAPLGGPEDGPHPELMDRVRMTGSLAPESKRVSLEPKVHEFFRANGVRISADDAVLKAALVEIGRAWPASLSLSEIEERVVALLELRRVLAPGEPPSAAQLSAMRDDLMGLTRYDVLEQRLLDPPIVDRAGETPRVSALTRLQAEAAPWVTTPHHRVVPLDAFTRLLVRYLDGARGRAELAQRMKPYAESGEVSLTLEDGSALGPEDLDEVIPKLVDASLDALASRGVLV
- a CDS encoding YqaE/Pmp3 family membrane protein; translation: MDIVRLIAAILLPPLGVFMQVGLGTHFWINVVLTLLGYVPGIIHAVWIILRK
- a CDS encoding pentapeptide repeat-containing protein → MKTIDTLEALRAALGDARRRGGELSLVRVVGLELVEADLSGLRLRHVAFTRCQLPGADLSRSLLEEVVFERCVLPGARFDGARAGDVLRFDEDCNLQAASFRDARFDGAIFRGAKLKGVVFEGASVRASDLSGADLSGATMGGVDLTGASLERVRAPSAELSDAILEDADLRGGVFDGSTLARARLRGARLDGASLLGVSLADADLEGVRLDGLVGFPADLSRTRLVGVSLAGLALEAIDLTGADLRRADLSGARLSKAQLAGATLSAASFEGADLRGADLTGADLTEARLARAKLGGATLVDLVAPDSSWEEAELRAVDARGADLSRAKLFRADLTEARLDDAVLTEASLSGCVLQRASLKRALLFAADVTEVDARGADLAAVDATAARLERAQLPEANLAGAVLRSAILDGADLARADLSGADLGHASFGGTALDRADLSGADLDGCALSAASLAGAVFERASMVGCDLSGARLRGVNLREVDLSGAVLTGAVLSECDGEMMKLVGAQLGEASFMKSRLRTADFSGAAMRRADLRGADLFGAHFLGATAPEARFGLARADRALFSEADLRGASFAETSLRFALLDHANVEHADFTGCNLTQAILHMARADGAVWTDADTTLAEYTDAARAKAEAFRPR
- a CDS encoding DUF2169 domain-containing protein, which codes for MELLKDTPLEVGWLTWSPNPGRTALTVAVKATFDLAESGEATLAEAQRFVTGDEHHEDDVERSLRWASDLAPLKPRGECWVVGGFHAPHGLPVTTSMVAFQIGPVGKRLAVAGDRVWRATGPSEPSEITTMPLSWERAFGGPGLAANPVGRGLAGALVPNVEDPEALVQSSGQRPVPAGCGPLPRTWKARARWAGTYDARWLAERYPGFAEDLDYRYFLAAPEDQQIEGFWRGDETIRLRHLHPAHPNVDAKLPGLRAQAFLVRGGALTDVGLRLDTIAIDADAGQAVAIWRGLTDLPSAGLDAVDHLFVVHQEAGDRHGLAEYGAWYQEALAAESAPDPEEVDEEPPSAVTAPAAAPEAEQPFVDADAPGAKWAHLDQAMTVRGDDTALSAAVAAELEKRRAEEKAKAFRPVFEDALQLEPTDEPAETLSPEEALALEMEQALGDVLTEEVNEALARLREAVREGASCAGWDLAGANLAGASLEGLDLTEAIFAGANFSGAFFRGCTFDGASLTECELSDAVFEGCTFIGADFSPCRAQRVRFERCKLDGASAVESFFRSARFAESSLVGTDLAGSDLGESTFEKCNLDEVDVTAGTLEQAKLIGCTLIDAWLEGVRADRAVFDRCDCTLLRASEEASFEGASFKQSRLDGARFSTSKLRAADFSLASLARADFSGAMLAQARIMGASLRNASFDGAVLVQASLMKSDLFQARLEGANLKYADLRGCNLYQAELHLAELEGARLDLADITGTRIA